A single region of the Lotus japonicus ecotype B-129 chromosome 4, LjGifu_v1.2 genome encodes:
- the LOC130715018 gene encoding prolycopene isomerase, chloroplastic, with product MTSVVGVFTNANLLRYHHNSNRKSVVARNSKSNNLNLKQNGEEADVVVIGSGLGGLCCAALLARYEQNVLVLESHDLPGGAAHSFDIKGYKFDSGPSLFSGLQSRGPQANPLAQVLDALGESLPCATYDSWKVYLPEGEFLSRIGPTEFSKDLEKYGGPNAVQEWRKLLDAVLPLSTAAMALPPLSIRGDLGVLYTAAARYAPSLFKSFVQMGPQGALGATKLLRPFKEILDGLELKDPFLRNWIDLLSFLLAGVKTDGILAAEMIYMFAEWYKPGCCLEYPLDGTAAIVDALVRGLEKFGGRVSLQSHAEKIVVENDRAIGVKLRSGQFIRAKKAVVSNASTWDTLKLLPNEAVPKSYSDRINTTPQCESFMHLHLGFDAEDIPSDLGIHHIVVNDWKRGVDADQNVVLISVPSVLSPNLAPPGKHVLHAYLPGTEPYELWEGLDRKSAEYRNLKAERSEVLWRAVEKALGPGFNREKCEVKLVGSPLTHQRFLRRNRGTYGPAVQAGKETFPGHSTPIPQLYCCGDSTFPGIGVPAVAASGAIVANSLVSVSQHSQLLEAIGI from the exons ATGACGAGTGTAGTAGGTGTGTTTACAAATGCAAATCTTTTGCGATATCACCATAACAGTAACAGGAAATCCGTGGTGGCACGAAACTCAAAGTCCAACAACCTCAATCTGAAGCAAAACGGAGAAGAAGCTGATGTAGTTGTTATTGGTAGTGGTTTAGGTGGACTATGTTGTGCAGCATTGTTGGCAAGATACGAGCAAAACGTGCTAGTTCTTGAAAGCCACGACCTGCCTGGTGGTGCTGCTCATTCTTTTGATATCAAAGGATACAAGTTTGATTCTGGTCCCTCTTTGTTCTCTGGGTTGCAGTCAAGGGGTCCTCAGGCTAATCCTCTTGCACAG GTTCTGGATGCGTTGGGTGAGTCACTCCCATGCGCTACTTATGATTCATGGAAGGTTTATCTACCTGAAGGTGAATTCTTGTCGCGCATAGGGCCTACCGAATTTTCCAAG GACCTTGAAAAGTATGGGGGTCCAAATGCAGTCCAAGAATGGCGGAAACTCTTA GATGCTGTGCTTCCATTGTCTACAGCTGCAATGGCTCTTCCCCCTCTATCTATTCGAGGAGATTTGGGTGTTCTTTACACTGCTGCAGCTAGATATGCCCCTTCTCTTTTTAAGTCCTTTGTTCAAATGGGGCCTCAGGGTGCTCTTGGGGCTACAAAACTTCTCAGACCTTTCAAGGAAATACTTGACGGTTTGGAACTCAAAGACCCTTTTTTACGAAATTGGATCGACCTGCTCTCATTCTTGCTTGCCGGGGTCAAAACTGATGGTATACTCGCTGCAGAGATG ATTTACATGTTTGCTGAATGGTACAAACCTGGATGCTGTCTTGAGTACCCTCTTGATGGAACTGCAGCTATAGTTGATGCTCTAGTACGAGGATTGGAGAAGTTTGGCGGACGGGTTTCGCTTCAAAGTCACGCTGAGAAGATCGTTGTTGAAAATGACAGAGCCATTGGAGTCAAGCTGAGATCTGGTCAG TTCATTCGTGCTAAAAAGGCTGTTGTCAGCAATGCATCAACATGGGACACTTTAAAATTGCTACCTAATGAAGCTGTTCCCAAGTCTTACTCAGATAGGATTAACACAACTCCTCAGTGTGAATCATTCATGCATCTCCATTTGGGATTCGATGCCGAG GATATTCCCAGTGATTTAGGAATTCATCACATAGTTGTAAATGACTGGAAAAGAGGAGTTGATGCCGACCAGAATGTTGTGTTGATATCTGTACCTAGTGTACTCAGTCCTAATTTAGCACCTCCCGGGAAGCATGTGTTACATGCTTATCTGCCAGGAACTGAACCATATGAGTTGTGGGAAGGACTTGATCGTAAGAGTGCTGAATACAGAAATCTCAAAGCGGAAAGATCAGAG GTATTGTGGAGAGCTGTGGAGAAAGCACTAGGACCGGGTTTCAACAGGGAGAAATGTGAGGTGAAGTTAGTTGGAAGTCCACTCACACATCAAAGGTTTCTTCGGAGGAACAGAGGAACATATGGACCTGCTGTCCAAGCTGGTAAAGAAACATTTCCTGGACATTCAACTCCCATCCCTCAGCTGTATTGTTGTGGAGATTCCACCTTTCCTGGCATTGGAGTCCCAGCAGTTGCTGCCAGTGGAGCAATTGTTGCCAATTCATTAGTTTCGGTTTCTCAACATTCTCAGCTGCTTGAAGCAATTGGAATATGA
- the LOC130712874 gene encoding leucine-rich repeat extensin-like protein 2, whose protein sequence is MEPTRAAITSRVTKSSVRNSSKFIILTDEDESDAVDVVSNPTPTLALPSPIPESTPVVQTTTHISPPRPSFFQPSIEEEPLWQMLQNPKPSEPTSPIILSYNPQTSETQAFEKQTSEKPDSEPKSPDHSDRENLSPAPSVSFPTNTQFSSPSNKSESNRQFVQIASERISEIPEHFIQVPSPNRYPGPRPEPLVAPNFTINAVPLNSASPPPPSPPSSPPPQKEKDIPKGSLSNLSSVKSADFEFPNVDTGTSNQNPETNTTAPKTLNIGSPQGTSEATSSNHPPSPETNMSIIPYTYPKPDTL, encoded by the coding sequence ATGGAACCTACTCGAGCAGCAATTACTTCCAGAGTTACCAAATCTTCAGTCAGGAATTCAAGTAAGTTCATTATTCTTACTGATGAAGATGAATCTGATGCTGTTGATGTTGTGTCTAACCCCACTCCAACCTTAGCTTTACCttctcctattcctgaatccacACCTGTTGTTCAAACAACCACTCACATCTCACCACCTAggccttcattctttcaaccttccattgaggaagaacccctctggcaAATGCTTCAAAATCCCAAaccctctgaaccaacctcacctATTATACTTTCATATAATCCACAAACCTCTGAAACACAAGCTTTTGAAAAACAAACCTCTGAAAAGCCAGACTCCGAACCAAAATCACCTGATCACTCTGATCGAGAAAATCTCTCTCCCGCTCCATCTGTTTCCTTTCCTACCAACACTCAATTTTCCTCACCATCCAACAAATCTGAATCCAATCGCCAATTCGTTCAAATTGCAAGTGAAAGGATCTCAGAGATTCCTGAGCATTTCATCCAAGTTCCAAGTCCAAACCgctatcctggacctagaccagaacctctggttgctcctAATTTCACAATCAATGCGGTCCCTCTAAACTCAGCATCACCTCCTCCTccctctcctccttcttctcctcctcctcagaaGGAAAAGGATATCCCCAAAGGGTCCCTTTCAAATCTCTCTTCAGTCAAATCtgctgattttgagtttccaaaTGTTGACACTGGCACttcaaaccaaaaccctgagaccaataccACTGCTCCTAAGACTCTGAatattggctctcctcaaggtacCTCTGAAGCCACTAGCAGTAATCATCCTCCCTCACCTGAAACCAATATGTCCATCATCCCATACACTTACCCTAAACCAGACactctgtaa
- the LOC130711953 gene encoding 21 kDa protein-like has product MTGRVLLLLSLLVLSLVLFTAESAVARGPNPNPIEFIKFSCRATRYPAVCVQTLTRYAHVIRQNEQQLAITALTVSMSMTKSSASFMKKMTKVKGIKPREHGAVQDCKENMDNSVDRLNQSVKEMGLTAAGNVMWRMSNVQTWVSAALTDQNTCLDGFAHPQMDRNLKASIRARVVDASQVTSNALALVNRFASKIETP; this is encoded by the coding sequence ATGACAGGAAGAGTTCTACTTCTGCTTTCTCTGCTGGTTCTGAGCCTTGTCCTTTTCACTGCTGAATCCGCAGTTGCAAGAGgaccaaacccgaacccaataGAGTTCATAAAGTTCTCGTGCAGAGCCACACGCTACCCTGCTGTGTGCGTCCAAACTCTCACTCGATACGCGCACGTGATTCGCCAGAACGAGCAGCAACTAGCCATCACTGCCTTGACAGTGAGCATGTCCATGACCAAGTCAAGTGCATcattcatgaagaagatgacAAAGGTGAAGGGAATCAAGCCAAGGGAACACGGTGCTGTGCAAGATTGCAAGGAGAACATGGACAACAGTGTGGATCGTCTTAACCAATCGGTGAAGGAGATGGGGCTTACCGCAGCCGGTAACGTGATGTGGCGAATGAGCAATGTGCAAACTTGGGTTAGTGCTGCTCTCACTGATCAGAACACTTGTCTTGATGGGTTTGCTCATCCTCAAATGGATAGAAACTTGAAGGCTTCTATAAGGGCCAGGGTTGTTGATGCTTCTCAAGTCACTAGTAATGCCCTTGCTTTGGTTAATCGCTTTGCCTCAAAGATTGAGACACCATAA